A portion of the candidate division WOR-3 bacterium genome contains these proteins:
- a CDS encoding cobalamin B12-binding domain-containing protein — translation MEKKKIKILIAKPGLDGHDRGAKVVARGLRDAGFEVIYTGLHQTPEMIVNTAIQEDVDIIGLSILSGAHMTIFPEVLKLLKEKGATNIHVFGGGIIPDEDKEKLYQIGVGKLFDPGTKISEIVEYINNLFKEK, via the coding sequence ATGGAGAAAAAGAAGATTAAAATTTTAATTGCCAAACCAGGTTTGGATGGACATGACCGAGGGGCAAAAGTAGTTGCTCGAGGTTTAAGAGACGCTGGTTTTGAAGTTATTTATACTGGTTTGCACCAAACACCGGAAATGATTGTGAATACTGCAATTCAAGAGGATGTTGATATAATCGGTTTAAGTATTCTTTCGGGTGCTCATATGACAATTTTCCCTGAAGTCTTGAAATTACTCAAAGAAAAAGGCGCAACTAATATTCACGTTTTTGGCGGTGGTATTATTCCTGATGAAGATAAAGAAAAATTATACCAAATAGGTGTTGGCAAACTCTTTGATCCTGGTACAAAAATTTCCGAAATTGTTGAATATATTAATAATCTATTTAAGGAAAAATAA